In Rahnella sikkimica, the following are encoded in one genomic region:
- the glgC gene encoding glucose-1-phosphate adenylyltransferase: protein MATLDNRDPVMLARQLPLKSVALILAGGRGSRLKDLTSTRAKPAVHFGGKFRIIDFALSNSLNSGIRRIGVITQYQSHTLVQHIQRGWSFLNEEMNEFVDLLPAQQRHSTEHWYKGTADAVYQNLDIIRRYNAEFVVILAGDHIYKMDYSRMLIDHVQKGGECTVACLEVPISEASEFGVMGVTEDYQITSFVEKPKDPPPMPGNPDMALASMGIYIFNADYLFRMLEEDMASEESSHDFGKDLIPKMTRQGVARAHPFGLSCVTQNDELPPYWRDVGTLDAYWRANLDLASVTPELDMYDRNWPIRTHMEPLPPAKFVQDRSGSHGMTMNSLVAGGCIVSGSVVVHSVLFPRVRINSFCNIDSTIILPDVNVGRSCRLRKCVIDRACQIPEGMVIGENADEDSRRFYRSEDGVVLVTRAMLAKL, encoded by the coding sequence ATGGCGACATTAGATAATCGGGACCCGGTGATGCTGGCGCGACAATTGCCGCTAAAATCCGTGGCGTTGATTCTGGCCGGGGGACGAGGTTCAAGACTGAAAGATTTGACCTCAACACGGGCTAAACCCGCCGTTCACTTTGGCGGGAAATTCCGCATCATTGATTTTGCCCTGTCGAATAGCCTGAATTCAGGGATCCGCCGCATTGGCGTGATCACACAATATCAGTCGCATACGCTGGTTCAGCACATCCAGCGCGGCTGGTCCTTCCTCAATGAAGAAATGAACGAGTTTGTAGATTTACTCCCGGCACAGCAACGTCACAGTACTGAACACTGGTACAAAGGCACCGCCGATGCGGTGTATCAGAACCTGGATATTATCCGCCGCTATAACGCCGAGTTCGTGGTGATTCTGGCCGGGGACCATATCTACAAAATGGACTACTCGCGGATGCTCATCGACCACGTACAGAAGGGCGGAGAATGTACCGTCGCCTGTCTCGAAGTGCCGATTTCTGAAGCCAGTGAATTTGGCGTAATGGGCGTAACGGAGGATTACCAGATCACCAGTTTCGTCGAGAAGCCAAAAGATCCGCCGCCGATGCCGGGCAATCCGGACATGGCGCTGGCGAGCATGGGCATCTACATTTTTAATGCAGACTATCTTTTCCGGATGCTTGAAGAAGACATGGCGAGCGAAGAATCCAGCCATGATTTCGGCAAAGATCTGATCCCGAAAATGACCCGTCAGGGCGTGGCACGCGCGCATCCGTTCGGCCTGTCCTGCGTGACGCAAAATGACGAATTGCCGCCGTACTGGCGGGATGTGGGCACGCTTGATGCCTACTGGCGTGCGAATCTGGATCTGGCGTCGGTAACGCCGGAACTGGATATGTATGACCGCAACTGGCCCATCCGCACGCACATGGAACCGTTGCCGCCCGCCAAATTTGTGCAAGACCGGTCGGGCAGTCATGGCATGACCATGAACTCGCTGGTGGCCGGTGGGTGTATTGTTTCCGGTTCGGTGGTGGTGCATTCCGTGCTGTTCCCGCGGGTGCGCATCAACTCTTTCTGCAATATTGATTCGACGATTATTTTGCCGGATGTGAATGTGGGACGTTCCTGCCGTTTACGCAAATGTGTGATTGACCGCGCCTGCCAGATCCCGGAAGGCATGGTGATTGGTGAGAATGCCGATGAAGACAGCCGTCGTTTTTACCGTTCGGAAGATGGCGTTGTACTGGTGACGCGCGCGATGCTGGCGAAACTATAA